Part of the Rhodobacteraceae bacterium M385 genome is shown below.
AATGATGAAGACGGCATAGATCACCACGACGCTGACGCGCGTGGCGTAGGACAGGCCGAAAATCGCGAAGAGAATTGGGGCGAATATCAAGCCCGGCGTGAAAAGTAAGGCATTCACATAGACGTCAAGCGCCGTGTTTACCCAAGTGAATAACCCCATCAACAAGCCGACCGTCAATCCGATCACCAGCGCAATGGAGAAACCGATCGCCAGCGACCCCAAACTGCCCAGAAGATGCGGGGTGATCTCGCCTGAGAACACCATCCCAAAGAGCCTGACGACCACAGAGGAAAACGGCGGCAACCAGCGTAAATCAATCAATTGCCCCGCGATTTCCCAGATCAATGCGATCCCGAAAAGCCCGCCCCAGTTGGTGAAGAGATATGTCATACCATCGCGGAACGGTGTCGGGGCCGCTGTTGCGTCGGGCATATTTGGCGAAGCACTACTCATGCCATGCTCATTTCATGCATTTGTTTCAGACGGTTCCAGAGGTATTCCTTGAGCTCCGTGAACTCAGGCAAGCGCTCTACTTCTTCCGGGTCACGGGGACGGGTGAAGCTCACGTCGATCACCTCTTCAATGCGACCGGGGCGGTTGGACATCAGCACAACCTTGTCGCCCAACAGGATCGCCTCTTCCATATCGTGGGTGACGAAAACGACGGTGCGCTGATCTTGCTGCCAAATGCGTAGCAGCTCTTCCTGCATGTATCGCCGTGTTTGATGGTCCAAGGCGCCGAAGGGTTCATCCATCAGCATGATCGGTGTCGAGATCACCAGCGCGCGGGCAAGGCCGACCCGTTGCTGCATGCCACCGGATAGCTCTTTTGGGTATTTGTTCTCAAATCCCTTCAGGCCGACCAATTCGATCCCGGCCATGGCCTTTTCCATTCGCCCCGCCTTCTCAACGCCGCGCATTTCCAATCCGAATGCCACGTTCTGCAAGACAGTGGCCCAAGGCATCAGGGCAAAGCTCTGGAATACGATCGCACAATCTTGGTTGGGGCCGGACACCGCACGCCCATTAACGGTGATTTTCCCCTGAGATGGCGTCACCAGCCCGCCGATCGCGCGCATTAGAGTGGTCTTGCCGCAGCCCGATGGGCCAAGAAGGGTCACGAATTCATTCTTCTCGACCTCCAAGTTCACCTCTGACAAAGCCAAGGTCTGTTCCCGCCCCGGCGCGCCATAACGGTGCGTCACAGATGCTACGTTGATCATTCCCATGTCGTCACTTCCACCTAATCAAATGGCGTTCGAGCGCCTGCATTAAAATTGCCAAGGCCACAGCTTCGATGACCACAAGGATCGTTGTCGCGTAGAGCAGTGCCGCCTCGAAATCTCCTCGGTAGTCGAGCAGGAGCGCCCCAATACCGACTGGCAGCATGATCAATTCGACGATCACCATCCCGGCAAAGGCCCGGCCCAATCCGATACGTAGCCCCGCGAAAACCGCTGGAATGGCGCCGGGGATCAAGATGCGGAACCAGACCTGGCGTTCACTCGCCCCCAGACTACGCGCCATCTCGACCAGTGACTTATCGACCATGCGGGCACCCGCCCGGACGTTGGTGGTTATGAAAACCCACGAAAACAGGACGATAATCACAACCTTGGGCGCGAGCCCAAAGCCGAGGGCAACCAGAACGATAGGTATCAGCGGCGAGATCGGAAGTGCCAAGGCGAGTGCTGTAATGGGGCTAAGCGCCCGATCCACGGTTTTCCATCGGGCCATCATCAGCCCCAAGGGGACGGATATGGCTATGGCAATCGCGTATCCCATTATGAGGGGGATATTGCTCACCCACAGGGCGGGCCAGATCTCTCCTGTAAGAAACATCGTCTCGTAAAGGGCGGCGAGAGTTTCCCTGAATGTCGGGATCAGGATTGAATCCGCCGCCGTTGCCGAAACTTCCCACAAAAGCGCAAAGACGATGAAAGCAACCACTCGGCTGACAATCGTCCCCCCCAAGCCAAGCCTGCCGCGCAACTCCAGAACCGAAACTTGGCGTGGGGTTGAAGCCTGAGCCTCAACCCCAGTTGGTGCAGATATCACCACGAGGTTCTCCTAGTTCGACGAGAACGAGAAGTCCGCAACGTCGGCAGCAGAAAGCGCCCCGGCGTCGATACGGTCAGCATTCTCGTAGAAGGTAAGCGTATCGATCACCTGTACTTCGCTAAAGGACATGTCGGTGGGGAACAGGTTGGCCTCTGCAAGCGCACCGAAAACCATTTCCATGCTCTCTTGGGTGGCACCGGCAAGATGCGGCAGCGCGAGAGCAGCGTAGGCCGCAGGGTCCTCGTAGGCGGCTGCGTACTGGTCTTGCAGTGTGGCAAGGTAGCCTTCCAACTGCGGGCGGTTCTCTTCAAGGGTGCTGGCAGTAACCACAATAGTCGAGGTCAGCAGTGTCGCTTGCGCCTCGGACAGCATCGCCAGCACATGCACCCGTTCATCGTTGCCGCCGGTGACGGCCAGCCAGTCTTCCAAACGAACAATCGTGCCCGCGATCTGACCTTCCAAAAGCGCCGCCGCTCGGTTGGACGAGCCCGAGATTACAACAAAATTGGGGGATGCATCGGGACATGTGTCTTCGAGGTACTTGCGCAAATGCGCTGTGCTGGTGGATCCCGCAGAATGATAGGCAACCAATTCACCATCTAGGTCCTCGCACGTGGCGATATCCGCCCCGGCCACCACCATCAGGTCAATCGAGTTGTTTGGCGCGATCATCCGCAAATCGGCCCCCGCAGCGTTCGCCGCAAAGACAGTGGCCGGCCCCATCAGCGCCACTTGGATATCGCCGTTCAGAAGCGCTTGCGTCTGGATGTCGGGAGAATCGAACTCAATCGTGCTCGTTTCCATTCCGTCTGCGGCAAAGCTCTCCATCGCCAGAATTGTCGGAACATCAGTCGGCCCTGCCCCACCGGGCAAACCAAGAGCAAACTGCCCGGCACTTTGAGCATAGACGCCGGAAGCGCCCACGCTGAGCGTGACGAACGCCCCGAAAGTTATGTTGCGGATATTCCTATTCATAGTGTTCTCCTCCCAAATCTGGCCATGGCCGAACCGATCGGCCCTCCCGGCCCACCAATTAATTTAACATGTTAATCTTCATTTAATTAACCTGTCAACTATCGTCGAGCACAGCCAGTATGATTTCATATTTCATATGTTATTCAATGCCTTAGCAAAAACTC
Proteins encoded:
- a CDS encoding ABC transporter permease subunit — translated: MPDATAAPTPFRDGMTYLFTNWGGLFGIALIWEIAGQLIDLRWLPPFSSVVVRLFGMVFSGEITPHLLGSLGSLAIGFSIALVIGLTVGLLMGLFTWVNTALDVYVNALLFTPGLIFAPILFAIFGLSYATRVSVVVIYAVFIIIINTAAAIRNVDQPLLEMAASYGASRTSALWRIVLPAAFPLIVAGIRMGVGRAVKGMVNGEIFISLVGIGGQAARFGNQFDFVSVWAISLFIMCLAVTINQTVSLTERRLTAWVD
- a CDS encoding ABC transporter ATP-binding protein, coding for MGMINVASVTHRYGAPGREQTLALSEVNLEVEKNEFVTLLGPSGCGKTTLMRAIGGLVTPSQGKITVNGRAVSGPNQDCAIVFQSFALMPWATVLQNVAFGLEMRGVEKAGRMEKAMAGIELVGLKGFENKYPKELSGGMQQRVGLARALVISTPIMLMDEPFGALDHQTRRYMQEELLRIWQQDQRTVVFVTHDMEEAILLGDKVVLMSNRPGRIEEVIDVSFTRPRDPEEVERLPEFTELKEYLWNRLKQMHEMSMA
- a CDS encoding ABC transporter substrate-binding protein, with the protein product MNRNIRNITFGAFVTLSVGASGVYAQSAGQFALGLPGGAGPTDVPTILAMESFAADGMETSTIEFDSPDIQTQALLNGDIQVALMGPATVFAANAAGADLRMIAPNNSIDLMVVAGADIATCEDLDGELVAYHSAGSTSTAHLRKYLEDTCPDASPNFVVISGSSNRAAALLEGQIAGTIVRLEDWLAVTGGNDERVHVLAMLSEAQATLLTSTIVVTASTLEENRPQLEGYLATLQDQYAAAYEDPAAYAALALPHLAGATQESMEMVFGALAEANLFPTDMSFSEVQVIDTLTFYENADRIDAGALSAADVADFSFSSN
- a CDS encoding ABC transporter permease subunit, yielding MISAPTGVEAQASTPRQVSVLELRGRLGLGGTIVSRVVAFIVFALLWEVSATAADSILIPTFRETLAALYETMFLTGEIWPALWVSNIPLIMGYAIAIAISVPLGLMMARWKTVDRALSPITALALALPISPLIPIVLVALGFGLAPKVVIIVLFSWVFITTNVRAGARMVDKSLVEMARSLGASERQVWFRILIPGAIPAVFAGLRIGLGRAFAGMVIVELIMLPVGIGALLLDYRGDFEAALLYATTILVVIEAVALAILMQALERHLIRWK